A genomic window from Triticum urartu cultivar G1812 chromosome 7, Tu2.1, whole genome shotgun sequence includes:
- the LOC125523696 gene encoding probable cinnamyl alcohol dehydrogenase 5: MAPTATAAEQSQQHTKKAVGLAALDASGHLSPLAITRRSTGDDDVMIKILYCGICHSDLHSIKNDWKNAKYPMIPGHEIAGEVTEVGKNVTKFKAGDRVGVGCMVNSCQSCESCDKGFENHCPGMIFTYNSVDRDGTRTHGGYSSMVVVHERFVVRFPDAMPLDKGAPLLCAGITVYSPMKYHGLNAPGMHLGVLGLGGLGHVAVKFGKAFGMKVTVISSSPGKKQEALERLGADAFVVSKDADEMKATMSTMDGIINTVSANVPMAPLFGLLKPNGKMIMVGLPEKPIEVPPFALVARNKTLAGSCIGGMRDTQEMLDLAAKHGVTADIEVIGAEYVNTAMERLAKADVRYRFVIDIANTLDKAAAATTE; the protein is encoded by the exons ATGGCACCcacggcgacggcggcggagcaGAGCCAGCAGCACACGAAGAAGGCGGTGGGTCTGGCGGCGCTCGACGCCTCCGGCCACCTCTCCCCGCTCGCCATCACCCGAAG GAGCACCGGAGATGACGATGTCATGATAAAGATTCTGTACTGCGGGATCTGCCACTCTGACCTGCACAGCATCAAGAACGACTGGAAGAACGCCAAGTACCCCATGATTCCCGGGCACGAGATCGCCGGCGAGGTCACTGAGGTCGGCAAGAACGTGACCAAGTTCAAGGCAGGCGACCGTGTCGGCGTCGGGTGCATGGTGAACTCATGCCAGTCCTGCGAGAGCTGCGACAAGGGCTTCGAGAATCACTGCCCGGGCATGATTTTCACCTACAACTCGGTCGACCGTGACGGCACCCGCACCCACGGTGGCTACTCCAGCATGGTAGTGGTGCACGAGCGCTTCGTGGTCCGGTTTCCAGACGCCATGCCGCTGGACAAGGGCGCGCCCCTGCTGTGCGCCGGCATCACCGTGTACAGCCCCATGAAGTACCACGGGCTGAACGCCCCTGGGATGCACCTCGGCGTGCTTGGACTGGGCGGGCTGGGCCACGTCGCCGTCAAGTTCGGCAAGGCCTTCGGGATGAAGGTGACCGTGATCAGCTCGTCGCCGGGGAAGAAGCAGGAGGCCCTCGAGAGGCTAGGCGCCGACGCGTTCGTTGTCAGCAAGGACGCCGACGAGATGAAG GCTACTATGAGCACCATGGATGGCATCATAAACACGGTGTCTGCAAACGTGCCCATGGCCCCTCTCTTCGGGCTACTCAAGCCCAACGGCAAGATGATCATGGTCGGCCTCCCGGAGAAGCCTATCGAGGTCCCTCCCTTTGCTCTGGTTGCCA GGAACAAGACCCTGGCGGGGAGCTGCATCGGCGGCATGAGGGACACCCAGGAGATGCTGGACCTCGCGGCGAAGCACGGCGTGACGGCAGACATCGAGGTGATCGGCGCGGAGTACGTGAACACGGCCATGGAGCGCCTTGCCAAGGCCGATGTCAGGTATCGATTCGTCATCGACATCGCCAACACCCTCGAcaaggccgccgccgccacaacCGAGTGA